One Salvia splendens isolate huo1 chromosome 1, SspV2, whole genome shotgun sequence genomic window, TCTGCAAACTTggaattacctctttcttgttTCTAGATACGGATATATGCGCGATCTGGGGATTGCATATAGGATTTTGTTGGGTAAAATTGTTTCAGTTGGCTACAACTCCTTGGGGTTGGAGGTATGATGTTTTCCAGATGGTAACTTTGGAATCGTTCTTGATGTCTCTGTTCTAATGAGCATAGCAAATGTCCAATCGATGCTAGATTGGGAACATGAAGATCATGGATTACTTGGTGTAGCTGGATATTGGACTAATTGAATAAGAGAACAACTTTTTGCAGTGGAAATGTTTAAAATATCTCCAATGGTGCTAAGCTATCAACTCATTCCACCCGAGCATTTATTGATTCTTTTGGTATCTTTGCTAATCACATATTCCAGTCCCAAGGTTATGTTTCTTCTTTGATAGGTTACTAGGGTGAAATGAATATTTTTCattcttgtttttcttcttttgtgtaTTCTAAATGTCTTGAGTTTCATCTTGCCCAATATGGTGATGGTCACTATGATGTGGAAGTGGAAACAAGGCTATTGGATCAAAGTTTTAAAGAGGGACTAGTGGATATTAAATTGGGTTGTTTCTGGACCTTTTGCAGATCTCCTTCAAGATCCAGATCCCCGAAACCAGCTGTAAGTTTAGTCATGCTTTGATCAATTGTTGTTCTCTTATTTTTCATCCTTCCGGATGTGTATAAAATGCgatattttttaattctaaATCTTGTCATTTGATGTAATACTGTCCCCATTATGTTTATATCTTCGTTTCAACAATCATAACACCCAGAAACGTACGAGTGCGAGTCCAAAAAAACACAGTTTAAGCAGAAGCCGCAGCCGTAGCAAGAGCCCAAGCCAGAGCCGAAGCAGGAGCCGTTCCAGGTTTACTTCTTTCAGCTTTGTATGTTATGGCCATAGGATCTAACTACTTTGTTGATGTTAATAGCATTTCTCATATTTTCCATCAGGTGAATGAATAATTTGATGGAGAATTAATGCTGCAGTGCTTGGCTAGTAAATCATTTGCAGTAAATGGAGAGAATCTACAATGTGTTATTGACTGATTGTCGAGTTTCTAAGTTTCTCTCATGTTATCTGAAGAAGAAAGTTTTCTATTTCTGCAAGACCTATGAATCCAGTATTTCTAAAATTGCCAAATGTAGCCATATCGTCTATACTATTAATGAtgacttaaattaaaaattactgaGCCCTTGGATCTCCTCTGCCTTGTGCTTGCAGTGTATGGTTTAACAcaccttgcttgatttgattacAAAATCATTATGATAATGCGATTCTCATACATTTATACGGGGAAATAAACTTGACATTTTATCGACAAaatcagaagaaaaaaaaagtgtgttGATAGTTCTTAGAACAACAGAGGCATATCAATGCTACGTTGCTACTACTATTTccctttcaaaaaaaaatactagtacttcACTATTGTAAATAGGAATTACTATTACTCCATTTAGATACATCACAAAATACCACTCACTATTTGTAGGCACCGTTTGCGGGAAGTTAAATTGACTTTTTTCAGTGATTTTATCCTTTAATACACGTCATTAAGCCGCAGTTTAATGCCAACACGCGGGTTTCACAGTTGGcttagcatatatatatattatataggtAATATGGATTACTCGTATTGCATTCACATCATTTTCTTCTCTGAGAGGTAATTTTCTACTGTCTCAACAGATGCCTGCCTTATTCAATCATATACTTGTGTGTTTTGACCCCTCTGTGCTTGAGCAGTACCACAACATATTGGGCAGAACGACGTCAAGCCAATAAAAAGAGAGAGTCAAGCAGACGAAGGAACATTGGGAATCCCAGTGCCACCTTTTCACAGGCATCTAAGCTGAGTCAATAGAGTTTCGTAGAAAAGTTCTCTTTTCACATCCATTTTTGGTTGTTTTGTGATCTTgtcaaaaaaataaacatacgTACGTATATAAAAAATGTACTCAAGAAAACGTTTCTATTGAAAATCTTCAGTAGTTGGATTGTTCGTTCAAACTAAAGCATTTCCTGAAGTAAAATAACACATGAGACAACATTTGAACACCTCGGACAAACaaactgagagagagagagagagagagagagagcaggtTTGAAGCCAGCAACGAGCTATCTTGTTTGGATCACTTTGATGTGCCGACAAGCAAAGGGTTTTTATCTTTGTACATGTGATACCTTTTGCATAGCTTCTTGATGGTTGCTACAGAGTGTTGCAGCTTGTTTAGTTTGATATCCATGAACATGCTCTGCAGAACAATAAATGCATCAGCTAAATTAAATCATGCTACAGAAATCAATTCACAAGCTTTCACTTGTTTTCTCTCTCACCTGATAGTCATCACCATACTTCTCTACCAGGCGACTGACATGTAGCCGTTGTATGGCCGTAAGTGGTTGGAGGGAATTGTGATTGCCATCAGACCGCTTCTTTCCCAATGCCGACTTCAAATCTGAATTGTTCCAAACGAATCAATAACACATTTCAGAAGCATGCAAACTGAGTTTTATTGATCAATACTTAAAAGAATACAGTTTGTCAATATATAACAGAACCTTAGAGCTTTCTAACAAAAACTCATACGCGGATGTGCCAATTATACGCATAACTCGAGAGACAAAAAAACCCAGCCACATAACAGCAAGATACAAGGAGCAAATCTTCAAAAGAACTGTAGATATTACTGTTCACATGTATAGAGCATCAgagaattgaatatttttatccTCATTACAAGAATTTCTACTATCCCACATTTTCAACAGGATATGAATCAGACAAAATAAGCTCAAATCATACGAGTTATCAAGGGTCATTGGATATATccaaactaaaagaaaacatcttTTGAAAGGTGATAGACAATAGCTGAACTCTAACCATGCAACTACGTAAATGAAACAATCACTTTCCACAATGACCAACTTGATCTCCTAATTTGGGGGCTGCAATGTTCCACTAGAGTGTCTTGATGATGAGCTGAACAGGAAAGTGGGAGCAATTATCCTGCCACCATTGTACATTGCAGCCCCAAAAAGAGCCAATCAGATATTGTACTAAGTAATTAGCCTCGCAATGATCAAACTTTACTTGCTCTAAACATCATATTGATTGCCAGACGCATTACCTATGGCTTTTACTCAAACTAAAACCTACTCCTGCATCGAAGACCTAAACAAATTAGCACAGCCTTTAACTACAGCTAATTTAGCAATCGacaccaaaatatataaataaaggaATAAAAGGTGTAGAAGCAAAGCAGCGAAAGCACTGACCATCTTCTTCGAGTTCGCTGCCGCTGTCAATCGGGTCGAACTCTGACACGACCAGGTCGCCCTCGGGAGGCATCTGGAGAGCATCACTCTCGACGATGTGGTCCGTCCGCGAGCGCACGCCGAGGTAATTGGGATTCGAAACGACGCCGAAGGTTTTGTAATTCTCGATGACGCTGCCCTTCTCATCCCATTTCGAGAGAGGGTCGATCAGAGATTTCAATTTCGGGGGGAGATTGAACGCCGGCTTGAATATGTGAGGGTTTTTCCTAGGCAATCCCACTTGCACTTTCGTCCTTGATCGCTTGTACTTCCGCCGTGAACCGCCCATTGCTGTGATTTCGCCTCTTGcggaaattagggtttttgcAAAAGGGGCTAGGGTTTAACAATTGCGCATTATTCAAAATCTTAGCTATTTCACCGCGGAGTTGTATCACTTGTAGTGTGTGTTTCATATTCCGGgccttttttattatttgggcCTTCCAAGTAATAGTAGGTCATTAAAAATTTACTTCTATCCGTCTATAAATACAAATTTTAGTATACTAGTATAAATTTGGTAAgtataagagagaaaaagaaaaaaaaatggataaaatagtGTTACtaattagtagtactagtattttgttATGGAAAAacttttgtatttttagtatgaACTAATTTTATTGGATAGACTAAAACGAAAACATGAGACTATTATTTTAtgaacaaaatatattaaagtGCCAAAGATATTAAACCACTACAACGCTACTACTTTAAACATACAATTTTCCGTTCATCTTGAGTTATGATAAGGCACAATACTCCTACAAGGAAGTAAGTCTGTTAAATCTAGCAAACACAAATGATGAATTACTGCGATGGAgtacataaatatttataacAATAAACAGCCTTCTGCCCTTATTTCCGTCCATATTTAGCTTAATAAGGTGATCTTGCAAACCCCTCCTCCCTAAACCAAAAATGACATCTTGATAGAAAATGTGTCTCCACTCATCACAGTTGTGCGGACCGGTTGGCCTACCCGGTACCAGAAATTCAGCCAGCCAAGAGGAATCACGAGGATAATGGTTGGCCAAGCGTACTGGCACGTGATGATTAAGATGCTGAGCAGAGTTATATACATGGCGAGGGTGAAGCTCATGAAGAACGGAATCAGGATATCTAAGTTGGTTTGATCAGTCGAAGCCTGCGTAAGTGAAAGTATAAAGATTAGTTTCTCAATGTACATGGAGATGACTATCTCTTCTTCAGGAGCTAACTCCATTCTCAAGGGCCTGATAGGACAACATGAGAACTTCTCTTAGAATTTAAAGCATAAGAAAGTGAAagccattgaacaagtcaaatATACTAAAAAATTTGTAACACAAGTTCCAGACAGCAGTAAAATAACAGGATAGCTTCTATAGGTGATACATACACAGTCAGAAGCAGCTTATACAAGAAGAAAAGGAGAGGGGGGAAAGTAAGCAGGAATAAGGAAGGGTGAGCATCTTGTTATTGGCATAAGACAATTATGTTTCGATAACTTAAAATCTCAATATTGTCTTAATAGGGGTGATACTGACAGgtaaatcaaataaatgtgtGCCAATTCAATTTCCAGATTACTGATCAAGCGCCTTACCTGAGTAAAGGTTGTTGATTCAAAATGGTTGTTTGAGACAGACGCTCATAGTTGTATTTTTCATCTGCAGCATGCTGATGTAGAAGCACAGTAAACCAACGTCCTTGGTTGTCCAAATAAGCAATAGCGCTTGTTTACTGATACCTATTATAGAGAAGAGAATTACCTGTTCCACAATGAAAAGGTCCTGAGCTGTTTTCCCAATAATAAACAAGCGGTTAAACTGTCCAATCACCTGCAGGCAAAGATGGTACTAAGTGAGATGAAGATCATATATATTTTCTGGCTGGTATTGAATCATGTAAGGCTTGGACAAGTAGTGATGATGGTAAATGTTATGAAATTATTCGTGTAGAGACCTTCATTTGTTTAAAGTTTTCTTTCTTAAATAGTCTTTCCAGCTCACTGGTAGCAGCAGCTAAGGCTTTGGCCTTTCCCTCCTCATTTACTCCTTCTGCGAGCTCCAGTGTAGCTGCATCAAAACCCCTAGAGATAAAAAGACGGAATAAGTTAACTGCAGAATGTCCAATTATAGTTTTCAGCATTGGTGAATGTTACATGGATGAACTTCCTATATACCCTTGTAACTTTATACTTCCTGATGTATGGCTGATATATTTGAGTCTTGAAagcctcttcttcctcctcgaaATCAAATCTTCCAAGCTAAACTGCAATGTGAAGCCGACCTTTGAGCCAGAACAAACCATTGGAGCATCTGTTGGTGGACCAGAAGATTGTAATGGAGTGCATGCATCTGGAAGGTCATGAGGTATACGTTGAGCATTTGCACTAACTGAAGCAGCTAGTACAGAATTATCATCCAGATCTCTAACTTGAACTTTCTGCTCCTGCACACACATCATAAAGTATAATTGATTGTCAAATACTTGGACTTATTTAGAGCATTAGTTCTCTTTATCCAACTTGTGAAACAAATGCTTTAAGAAACCTTACTAGAAAAGGACCCAAGTTCTTCAAAAAATTCACCATGACATGTTTAGTTTGAGAGCAGTGCACGCATACAGAGTCCATAATTATGCACTGAATGTAACCTTATAAGAAATTACCACCAGGTAAAATTTGATCACAGAGGAATATGGAGAATTATGTACCTCACTAGCTTTATTTTGCTTCTTCTCAGCACAAGCTAACCGAGCACTTGTATCACCATCATTCCTGACTACACTTCGGTTTCTGCCCCCACAAGGAAGTAGAATGCTGTCATCTGATTCATAAAAGACGCTA contains:
- the LOC121805770 gene encoding uncharacterized protein LOC121805770 yields the protein MGGSRRKYKRSRTKVQVGLPRKNPHIFKPAFNLPPKLKSLIDPLSKWDEKGSVIENYKTFGVVSNPNYLGVRSRTDHIVESDALQMPPEGDLVVSEFDPIDSGSELEEDDLKSALGKKRSDGNHNSLQPLTAIQRLHVSRLVEKYGDDYQSMFMDIKLNKLQHSVATIKKLCKRYHMYKDKNPLLVGTSK